The following are encoded in a window of Arcobacter arenosus genomic DNA:
- a CDS encoding DASS family sodium-coupled anion symporter encodes MSNTVKMAIPILVAVIVALLPTPEGLAVNAHYFFAVFLGVIVGLILEPIPPALIGLTGVAFCAAFGLVGNSKESIKWALSGFSNGVIWLIFAAFMFALGYKKSGLGKRISLMLVKKLGKTSLGLGYAVAFADGILAPFMPSNTARSAGTIFPIAINIPQMFNSLPDNEPRKIGSYISWVAIAATTVTSSMFLTALAPNLLAVSLVQKNVNVAIEWGTWFSTLAVIMVPLFLLVPLLAYIVYPPEQKTSPEAPAWAASELQKMGGITKKEILMLCFGILALVMWIFGKQIGVNSTTAAIAVLCLLVLSNVITWEDVITNKGAFDVFIWFATLVAMAAGLKQVGFLKWAAGLISGGLVGMDPVTIAILLVILFFLFHYFFASVTAHTVALLPLFLGVAVNLLPQEMIQPLSILLVGSLGLMGIITPYGTGPSPIWYGAGYISQAKWWFLGAIFGGIYLLALVGLGFVIL; translated from the coding sequence ATGAGCAATACAGTAAAAATGGCTATACCAATTTTAGTAGCCGTAATTGTTGCGCTTCTACCTACACCAGAAGGTTTAGCTGTTAACGCACACTATTTCTTCGCAGTGTTTTTAGGAGTAATTGTAGGTTTAATTTTGGAGCCAATTCCACCAGCACTAATTGGTTTAACAGGAGTTGCATTTTGTGCAGCATTTGGTTTAGTTGGTAATTCAAAAGAATCAATTAAATGGGCTTTAAGTGGATTTTCAAATGGAGTTATTTGGTTAATTTTTGCAGCATTTATGTTTGCTCTTGGTTATAAAAAATCAGGACTTGGAAAAAGAATTTCACTTATGCTTGTTAAAAAATTAGGTAAAACATCATTAGGTTTAGGATATGCAGTAGCATTTGCAGATGGTATTTTAGCACCATTTATGCCTTCAAATACAGCAAGAAGTGCAGGGACAATTTTCCCAATTGCTATTAATATTCCGCAAATGTTTAATTCATTACCAGATAATGAGCCTAGAAAAATTGGTTCATATATTTCTTGGGTAGCTATTGCAGCAACAACTGTTACAAGTTCTATGTTCTTGACAGCTCTTGCTCCAAACTTACTTGCAGTATCTTTAGTGCAAAAAAATGTAAATGTTGCAATTGAGTGGGGAACATGGTTTAGTACACTAGCTGTAATTATGGTTCCATTGTTCTTATTAGTTCCATTGTTAGCATATATTGTTTATCCACCAGAACAAAAAACTTCACCTGAAGCGCCAGCATGGGCAGCATCAGAGTTACAAAAAATGGGTGGAATTACTAAAAAAGAGATTTTAATGCTTTGCTTTGGTATCTTAGCATTAGTTATGTGGATTTTTGGTAAACAAATTGGTGTAAACAGTACAACAGCGGCTATTGCAGTATTATGTTTACTTGTTCTTTCAAATGTAATTACATGGGAAGATGTTATCACTAATAAAGGTGCCTTTGATGTTTTCATTTGGTTTGCAACTTTAGTTGCTATGGCAGCTGGTTTAAAACAAGTTGGATTCTTAAAATGGGCAGCAGGGTTAATCTCTGGAGGATTAGTTGGAATGGATCCAGTTACAATTGCAATTTTACTTGTAATTCTATTCTTCTTATTCCATTACTTTTTTGCAAGTGTTACAGCTCATACAGTGGCATTATTACCACTATTTTTAGGGGTTGCTGTAAATCTTTTACCTCAAGAGATGATTCAACCATTATCAATTCTTTTAGTTGGTTCATTAGGATTAATGGGAATTATCACTCCGTATGGTACAGGACCTTCTCCAATTTGGTATGGTGCAGGGTATATATCACAAGCAAAATGGTGGTTCTTAGGAGCAATCTTTGGTGGTATCTATTTACTTGCTTTAGTAGGATTAGGATTTGTTATCCTTTAA
- the trxA gene encoding thioredoxin, giving the protein MSAKYIDLTEENFEETTKSGVAMVDFWAPWCGPCRMLAPIIDQLAEEFEGKAKICKVNSDEQQDLTVKYGVRSVPTILFMKNGEVVDQLIGAQSKQAFSDKINSLI; this is encoded by the coding sequence ATGTCAGCAAAATATATAGATTTAACAGAAGAAAATTTTGAAGAAACTACAAAATCAGGTGTAGCAATGGTAGATTTTTGGGCTCCATGGTGTGGACCTTGTAGAATGCTAGCTCCAATTATTGATCAATTGGCTGAAGAGTTTGAAGGTAAAGCTAAAATTTGTAAAGTAAATTCAGATGAACAACAAGACTTAACAGTTAAATATGGTGTAAGATCAGTTCCTACAATATTATTTATGAAAAATGGTGAAGTTGTAGACCAATTGATTGGTGCACAATCTAAACAAGCTTTCTCAGATAAAATCAACTCATTAATATAA
- a CDS encoding ABC transporter substrate binding protein translates to MKKLIFLLIFPIFLFANSKILIINSYHKGYEFSDSIVKGIEEVVYPYTNIDINTLYMDSKRVTSKEYFSNLEKLYSVQLKNREYDLIVAIDRFAYDFVLDVHEKFFKDKPVLAVGIENFYEEKAIKYGVKDKVSALLERRDLKSNVKVIKRLIPNLQKLYIINDKSENALHTEPLIQELFEDFDGDYELIYLKEDDLESLKEKFQVEDENSAALFIRFYKNKDGKLNNNREIENFIDNSKIPIFITDSIFIKKGAVGGRIVDLYRFGKASGEMALDILYGKEHKVIIFKDLNYVFDSKKLEQFILPVSVLDVDYEIVNKRETFYDKNRGFIEVVFKLIPLLLFLILGLIHNIYKRKQTEKELRQRIDFDAVLLNAIDSPIFWQDEKGFIVDSNSQFCSLLKLKCDQIYGCDEIYGKKLEDFSSNPNVLLIIDVLEKYKQNKKENYEFKFYDLSGEKKFYLLKQEKFEDKKSKTEGTVTIFTDVTKEREVAMEKQRNRQFVIQQSKLAEIGEVFSSIAHQWKSPLIEITAIAQELFYTRKCDGCNKNEKEDESFVKDIMNQVTYMTNTINDFQKFIMPSNKKKEFNIYDAVKSVLEIINHNIKYNNIKINIDVKDDTKLNVFGYKNEIMQSFLNIVNNAKDALLEKNDYKNRNIEIKLFNENKYLVITIKDNAGGIDEKSINDIFNPYFTTKENGHGIGLYMSKVIIEDKMGGSISVKNVENGAMFTIRLDQSI, encoded by the coding sequence ATGAAGAAATTAATTTTTTTACTAATCTTTCCAATTTTTCTATTTGCTAATAGTAAGATTCTTATTATAAACTCCTATCACAAAGGTTATGAATTTAGTGATAGTATTGTAAAAGGGATTGAAGAAGTAGTTTATCCTTATACAAATATAGATATTAATACTTTATATATGGACTCAAAAAGGGTTACTTCAAAAGAGTATTTTTCAAATCTTGAAAAACTATATAGCGTTCAATTAAAAAATAGAGAATATGATTTAATTGTAGCAATTGATAGATTTGCATACGATTTTGTTTTAGATGTTCATGAAAAATTTTTTAAAGATAAGCCAGTTTTAGCTGTTGGTATCGAAAACTTTTATGAAGAAAAAGCAATAAAATATGGTGTTAAAGATAAGGTTTCAGCTTTATTAGAAAGAAGAGATTTAAAATCTAATGTAAAAGTTATAAAAAGATTAATACCAAACCTTCAAAAACTTTATATTATAAATGATAAAAGTGAAAATGCCTTACATACTGAACCTTTAATACAAGAACTTTTTGAAGACTTTGATGGTGATTATGAATTAATTTATTTAAAAGAGGATGATTTAGAAAGTTTAAAAGAAAAATTCCAAGTTGAAGATGAAAATAGTGCAGCCTTATTTATACGATTTTATAAAAATAAAGATGGGAAATTAAATAATAATAGAGAAATAGAAAACTTTATTGATAATTCAAAAATCCCTATTTTTATAACAGATTCTATATTTATAAAAAAAGGTGCAGTTGGTGGTAGGATTGTAGATTTATATAGATTTGGTAAAGCTTCTGGGGAAATGGCACTTGATATTTTATATGGCAAGGAGCATAAGGTTATTATATTCAAAGATTTAAATTATGTATTTGATTCAAAAAAACTAGAACAATTTATTCTTCCCGTAAGTGTTTTAGATGTAGATTATGAAATTGTAAATAAAAGGGAGACTTTTTATGATAAAAATAGAGGTTTCATTGAGGTTGTATTTAAACTTATCCCCTTATTATTGTTCCTTATTTTAGGACTTATTCATAATATATATAAGAGAAAACAAACAGAAAAAGAGTTAAGACAAAGAATTGATTTTGATGCAGTTTTATTAAATGCAATTGATAGTCCCATCTTTTGGCAGGATGAAAAGGGTTTTATTGTAGATTCAAATTCACAGTTTTGTTCTTTATTAAAACTCAAATGTGATCAAATATATGGATGTGATGAAATATATGGAAAAAAACTTGAAGACTTTTCTTCTAATCCAAATGTTTTACTTATAATAGATGTTTTAGAAAAATATAAACAAAATAAAAAAGAAAACTATGAATTTAAGTTTTATGATTTAAGTGGAGAAAAGAAATTTTATCTTTTAAAGCAGGAAAAATTTGAAGATAAAAAGTCTAAAACAGAAGGTACTGTTACAATTTTTACTGATGTAACTAAAGAGAGAGAAGTTGCAATGGAAAAACAAAGAAATAGACAATTTGTAATTCAACAAAGTAAATTAGCAGAAATTGGTGAAGTATTTTCATCTATTGCCCACCAATGGAAATCTCCTCTTATAGAGATTACGGCAATTGCACAAGAACTTTTTTATACAAGAAAATGTGATGGTTGTAATAAAAATGAAAAAGAGGATGAAAGTTTTGTAAAAGATATTATGAATCAAGTTACATATATGACAAATACTATTAATGATTTCCAAAAATTTATCATGCCTTCTAATAAAAAGAAAGAATTTAACATTTATGATGCTGTAAAATCTGTTTTAGAAATCATAAATCATAATATAAAATACAATAATATTAAAATCAATATCGATGTAAAAGATGATACAAAGTTAAATGTTTTTGGATATAAAAATGAGATTATGCAATCTTTTTTAAATATAGTTAATAATGCAAAAGACGCTCTTTTGGAAAAAAATGATTATAAAAACAGAAATATTGAAATAAAACTTTTTAATGAAAATAAATATTTAGTAATCACAATAAAAGATAATGCAGGTGGTATTGATGAAAAATCAATAAATGATATTTTCAATCCATACTTTACTACAAAAGAGAATGGCCATGGAATTGGACTATATATGAGTAAGGTTATCATTGAAGATAAAATGGGTGGAAGCATTTCTGTAAAAAATGTTGAAAATGGGGCAATGTTTACAATAAGATTGGATCAAAGTATATGA
- a CDS encoding SIMPL domain-containing protein has translation MQSSIKPMLILGIAIFLGLFSLGYFISTSVINYKQFDRTVTVKGLSQKQYSADVVLWPIKFVTPDANLLDLNEKIENYTSIILKFLKENNISDKEITIQPPSITDKLANDYGNKNYQYRYLGTRTINIYSKDVTKIREAISKLTKLNKKGIVFKINDYDTRIEYIFTRLNEVKPQMIEESTKKAREVALKFAKDSNSKLGKIRKARQGQFSIFDRDKNTPYIKTVRVVSTVEYYLSD, from the coding sequence ATGCAAAGTAGTATAAAACCAATGTTAATATTGGGTATAGCAATATTTTTAGGACTTTTTTCCTTAGGTTATTTTATTTCTACAAGTGTCATTAACTATAAGCAATTTGACAGAACTGTTACAGTAAAAGGATTATCCCAAAAACAATATAGTGCTGATGTTGTTTTATGGCCAATTAAATTTGTAACTCCTGATGCAAACCTTCTAGATTTAAATGAAAAAATAGAAAACTATACTTCTATAATTTTAAAGTTTTTGAAAGAGAATAATATTTCAGATAAAGAGATAACTATTCAACCACCATCAATTACAGATAAATTAGCAAATGATTATGGAAACAAAAATTATCAGTATAGATATTTAGGAACAAGAACTATAAATATTTATTCAAAAGATGTAACTAAGATTCGAGAGGCTATCTCTAAGTTAACAAAACTAAATAAAAAAGGGATTGTCTTTAAAATAAATGATTATGATACTAGAATTGAGTATATTTTTACTAGATTAAATGAAGTAAAACCTCAAATGATTGAAGAGTCAACAAAAAAAGCTAGAGAGGTTGCTTTGAAATTTGCTAAGGATTCCAATAGTAAATTAGGAAAAATCAGAAAAGCTAGACAAGGTCAGTTTTCGATTTTTGATAGGGATAAAAACACCCCTTATATAAAAACAGTTAGAGTTGTTTCTACGGTTGAGTATTATTTGAGTGACTAA
- the alaS gene encoding alanine--tRNA ligase — MDIRKEYLEFFKGKGHEIISSMPLVPDDPTLMFTNAGMVQFKDIFTGAVPKPKNPTATSCQLCVRAGGKHNDLENVGYTARHHTLFEMLGNFSFGDYFKEDAIAYAWEFVTVNLELPVEKLWVTVHDSDDEAFDIWSKHIDSSRILRFGDKDNFWSMGDTGPCGPCSEIFYDQGEENFNGPEDKMGGDGDRFLEIWNLVFMQYEQSSDGTRTPLPKPSIDTGMGLERVMAIKEGVLNNFDSSNFQPIIKKLESLAGKTATKENIGSYRVIADHLRANAFMLSQGILFGNEGRPYVNRRIMRRAVRHGYLLGFRKPFMAELYDSLCDIMGHHYSELVEQKEYVKEQMTLEEERFFKTIDSGMTLFNEELENTKDLFSGEIAFKLYDEKGFPLDLTQDMLRDKNIEVDVEKFDALMAEQKKKAKAAWKGSGDAALEGDFKTLLEKYGVNEFVGYDNVSYKSKIVTLLDENFNEVSKLTKGQTGWVMLDKTPFYATSGGQSGDIGALEDNRHIAIVEDTQKFHGINLSKVKVESSDLNINENVDAVVVNRYEIAKHHSATHLLQSALKMVLGDTVSQAGSLNDASRLRFDFTYPKAMTQEQIEEVEDLVNSMIARGLSGDVEELPIDEAKQKGAIAMFGEKYGDVVRVVSFGDVSVEFCGGTHVKNAHDIGSFYITKESGVSAGVRRIEAVCGLAATAYTKDAISTLNEVISEVKNKDAVLGIKKLKEQIKELKKELEEAQSQSASPINEEMVGDTKVVVDIVKNGDIKKLVDDYKNGNEKVAILLIQPKGEKVMLVAGSKNTAVKAGDWIKAIAPIVGGGGGGRPDFAQAGGKDVSKIEEAKEAAKKFVMDNL; from the coding sequence ATGGATATAAGAAAAGAGTATTTAGAATTTTTTAAAGGCAAAGGCCATGAGATTATCTCATCTATGCCTTTAGTTCCGGACGATCCTACATTAATGTTTACAAATGCAGGTATGGTTCAATTTAAAGATATATTTACAGGTGCAGTGCCAAAACCTAAAAATCCAACTGCAACATCGTGTCAACTTTGTGTTAGAGCTGGTGGAAAACACAATGACTTAGAAAATGTTGGTTATACAGCGCGTCACCATACACTATTTGAGATGTTAGGTAATTTTTCTTTTGGGGATTACTTTAAAGAGGATGCAATTGCCTATGCATGGGAATTTGTTACAGTAAATTTAGAATTACCTGTTGAAAAACTTTGGGTAACAGTTCATGATAGTGATGATGAAGCTTTTGATATATGGTCTAAACATATTGATTCTAGTAGAATTTTAAGATTTGGAGATAAAGACAATTTCTGGTCTATGGGAGATACAGGTCCATGTGGTCCATGTTCTGAAATCTTTTATGACCAAGGTGAAGAAAACTTCAATGGCCCAGAGGATAAAATGGGTGGAGATGGTGACAGATTCCTAGAGATTTGGAACTTAGTATTTATGCAATATGAACAAAGTAGTGATGGAACAAGAACTCCTCTTCCTAAACCTTCAATTGATACGGGAATGGGATTAGAAAGAGTTATGGCGATTAAAGAGGGAGTTTTAAACAACTTTGATTCTTCAAATTTCCAACCAATTATTAAAAAACTTGAAAGTTTAGCTGGCAAAACTGCAACAAAAGAGAATATAGGTTCATATAGAGTAATTGCTGATCACCTAAGAGCAAATGCCTTTATGCTTTCACAAGGAATTTTATTTGGAAACGAAGGAAGACCTTATGTAAATAGAAGAATTATGAGAAGAGCAGTTAGACATGGATATCTTTTAGGATTTAGAAAACCATTTATGGCTGAACTTTACGATAGTTTATGTGATATTATGGGACATCATTACAGTGAATTAGTTGAACAAAAAGAGTATGTAAAAGAGCAAATGACTTTAGAAGAAGAAAGATTCTTTAAAACAATTGATTCTGGGATGACACTATTTAATGAAGAATTAGAAAATACAAAAGATTTATTTTCAGGTGAAATTGCATTTAAATTATATGATGAAAAAGGTTTCCCTTTAGACTTAACTCAAGATATGTTAAGGGATAAAAATATTGAAGTTGATGTTGAAAAATTTGATGCACTTATGGCAGAGCAAAAGAAAAAAGCAAAAGCTGCATGGAAAGGTAGTGGAGATGCTGCATTAGAAGGTGATTTTAAAACATTACTTGAAAAATATGGTGTAAATGAATTTGTGGGATATGATAATGTTTCATACAAAAGTAAAATAGTTACATTATTAGATGAAAATTTTAATGAGGTATCAAAACTAACAAAAGGTCAAACTGGTTGGGTGATGCTTGACAAAACTCCATTTTATGCAACAAGTGGTGGTCAATCAGGTGATATTGGAGCATTAGAAGATAATAGACATATTGCTATTGTTGAAGATACACAAAAATTTCATGGTATAAACCTTTCAAAAGTAAAAGTAGAAAGTTCAGATTTAAATATTAATGAAAATGTTGATGCCGTTGTTGTAAATAGATACGAAATAGCTAAACATCATAGTGCAACTCACCTTTTACAAAGTGCTTTAAAAATGGTATTAGGTGACACAGTATCACAAGCAGGTTCACTTAATGATGCTTCAAGATTAAGATTTGACTTTACATATCCAAAAGCTATGACACAAGAACAAATTGAAGAGGTTGAAGATTTAGTAAACTCTATGATTGCAAGAGGTTTAAGTGGTGATGTTGAAGAATTACCTATAGATGAAGCTAAACAAAAAGGTGCAATTGCTATGTTTGGTGAAAAATATGGTGATGTAGTTAGGGTTGTTAGCTTTGGAGATGTATCTGTTGAATTTTGTGGGGGAACACATGTAAAAAATGCCCATGATATAGGAAGTTTTTATATTACAAAAGAATCAGGTGTATCTGCTGGAGTGAGAAGAATAGAAGCAGTATGTGGATTAGCTGCTACAGCATATACAAAAGATGCTATTTCAACTTTAAATGAAGTTATTTCTGAAGTTAAAAATAAAGATGCCGTTTTAGGAATTAAAAAACTTAAAGAACAAATCAAAGAACTTAAAAAAGAGCTTGAAGAGGCTCAAAGCCAAAGTGCCTCACCTATTAATGAAGAGATGGTGGGAGACACAAAAGTTGTTGTTGATATAGTTAAAAATGGTGACATTAAAAAACTAGTTGATGATTACAAAAATGGAAATGAAAAAGTTGCAATCTTACTAATTCAACCAAAAGGTGAAAAAGTTATGTTAGTTGCAGGGTCTAAAAACACAGCTGTAAAAGCTGGTGATTGGATTAAAGCAATTGCTCCTATTGTTGGTGGAGGTGGAGGTGGAAGACCTGATTTCGCACAAGCTGGGGGTAAAGATGTATCTAAAATTGAAGAAGCTAAAGAAGCAGCTAAAAAATTTGTGATGGATAATTTATAA
- a CDS encoding AEC family transporter, with translation MNILFIILGKIFPLYLTIAAGYIFTKYFKIKREQIAFLLVYILGPVVIFFAVLSIEINIQLVFLPVFIFLFGSSIAFFILHKYKDTWKDPSVNTLAFTCGTGNTGYFGIPLAMILLEPSAANIFIFGTLASLLYENTTGFYVTAKGSFTARQSILKILKLPLLYAFIAGLCFNLVGFRTPEFIVPYFENLKWAYGLLGMMMLGMGMKGFNLHEDFDKKYIKIAYFYKFIFWPAVVLAIIFIDKSFIHFLNEEIYKVMFLFSIVPLAGNTVTLAVLLKAKPEKASFTVLLSTLISVVYIPIVLALYGGF, from the coding sequence ATGAACATACTTTTTATAATACTAGGAAAAATATTTCCTTTGTATTTAACAATTGCAGCAGGTTATATCTTTACAAAATATTTTAAAATTAAAAGGGAACAAATAGCTTTTTTACTTGTTTATATACTTGGTCCCGTAGTAATCTTTTTTGCAGTTTTATCTATTGAGATTAATATCCAGCTTGTTTTCTTACCAGTTTTTATTTTTCTTTTTGGAAGTTCAATAGCCTTTTTTATTTTACACAAATATAAAGATACCTGGAAAGATCCTAGTGTAAATACTCTTGCTTTTACTTGTGGTACAGGGAACACAGGATATTTTGGTATTCCCCTTGCTATGATTTTACTTGAGCCAAGTGCTGCAAATATATTTATTTTTGGAACTTTAGCTTCCCTTTTATATGAAAATACTACAGGTTTTTATGTTACGGCAAAGGGTAGTTTTACAGCTAGACAATCTATACTTAAAATTCTTAAATTACCATTGTTATATGCTTTTATTGCTGGACTTTGTTTTAACCTTGTTGGTTTTAGAACACCTGAATTTATAGTACCTTATTTTGAAAATTTAAAATGGGCATATGGACTTTTAGGTATGATGATGCTAGGGATGGGGATGAAAGGCTTTAATCTTCATGAGGATTTTGATAAAAAGTATATAAAAATAGCATATTTTTACAAGTTTATTTTTTGGCCTGCAGTTGTATTGGCAATAATTTTTATTGATAAGAGTTTTATTCATTTTTTAAATGAAGAGATTTATAAAGTTATGTTTTTATTTTCAATAGTACCACTTGCAGGTAATACGGTTACTTTAGCAGTTTTATTAAAAGCAAAACCAGAAAAAGCATCATTTACAGTACTTTTATCAACTTTAATTTCAGTAGTTTATATACCTATTGTATTAGCTTTGTATGGTGGTTTTTAA
- a CDS encoding DUF2269 family protein, translating to MESLFANFSGVIVFLHVISAVIWVGGMIAIRFAVHYSMQEINDPKIKLGRTLESLRRFFNMVIPSIIILLLTAIIMIIALGFKGTPLYSFVIAKEVIWTIMTIVFIIVFIKRKQAQKAFDEGALANAKEKLLPIANYLIPINIVLGVIAIFLGVTLRGF from the coding sequence ATGGAATCATTGTTTGCAAACTTTTCTGGAGTAATTGTATTTTTACATGTAATTTCTGCAGTAATTTGGGTAGGTGGAATGATAGCAATTAGATTTGCAGTTCACTACTCAATGCAAGAGATAAATGACCCAAAAATAAAATTAGGAAGAACCTTAGAATCTTTAAGAAGATTTTTTAATATGGTTATTCCTTCAATTATAATTTTACTTCTTACTGCAATAATTATGATTATTGCTTTAGGATTTAAAGGAACACCTCTATATAGTTTTGTTATTGCAAAAGAGGTGATTTGGACAATTATGACAATTGTCTTTATAATAGTTTTTATAAAAAGAAAACAAGCACAAAAAGCTTTTGATGAAGGCGCATTAGCAAATGCAAAAGAAAAATTACTTCCAATAGCAAATTACCTAATCCCTATAAATATAGTTTTAGGTGTTATAGCAATTTTTCTAGGAGTTACATTAAGAGGATTTTAA
- a CDS encoding tellurium resistance protein TerC has product MQKINIISGFLIFLSFLITVFSYFFYPELYILSGILAWFALFLLFSKTSNKKLLVSLLVLSMISFIFSFLNGFDIDFKRAILVNQYLLVLLIGVGFLRLIASPKETKIKDLPRGKNSFLKTYFGVHLFGSVINLSSFILVADKLYKKASLTKLQVLVLSRAFSSDAFWSPFFVAFAAALTYAPNLKASTILPLGIFLAIIAFVITYLEVLVKYDFKDFQGYPINFESLYIPFLLALFVLITNHYFPNLKVILLIAVFSLLLTILILPLKEGLKNSFKLLDTHIKTELPNMKNELSLFLVAGLFGVSISSIIVGLNIDFPLEKFDGMGASILLLVFILLSFMGIHPIITIAIIGNWINELNHTLLAVTFLMSWSIAVSTSPFSGLNLTIQSRYKLIAWDIFKINLPYTIKMYFVCVIILNILAKYLGI; this is encoded by the coding sequence ATGCAAAAAATCAATATAATATCTGGCTTTTTAATATTTCTATCTTTTTTAATAACCGTTTTTAGCTATTTTTTTTATCCTGAATTATATATTTTATCTGGAATTTTAGCTTGGTTTGCTTTATTTTTATTGTTTAGTAAAACTTCAAATAAGAAATTATTAGTTTCCCTTTTGGTTTTATCTATGATAAGTTTTATTTTTAGCTTTTTAAATGGTTTTGATATTGATTTTAAAAGGGCTATTTTGGTTAATCAATACTTATTAGTACTTTTAATAGGCGTTGGTTTTTTAAGGCTTATTGCAAGTCCAAAGGAAACAAAAATAAAAGATTTACCTAGGGGTAAAAACTCTTTTTTAAAAACATATTTTGGGGTTCATCTTTTTGGGTCTGTTATAAACTTATCTTCTTTTATTTTAGTTGCTGATAAACTTTATAAAAAAGCTTCATTAACAAAATTGCAAGTTTTAGTTCTTAGTCGTGCTTTTTCTTCCGATGCTTTTTGGTCACCTTTTTTTGTTGCTTTTGCTGCTGCATTAACTTATGCTCCAAATTTAAAAGCTTCAACAATACTTCCTTTAGGGATTTTTTTGGCAATTATTGCTTTTGTTATAACTTATTTAGAGGTTTTAGTAAAATATGATTTTAAAGATTTCCAAGGTTATCCTATAAATTTTGAATCTTTGTATATACCTTTTTTATTAGCATTATTTGTTTTGATAACAAACCATTATTTTCCAAATCTAAAAGTAATATTACTTATTGCTGTTTTTTCTTTGCTTCTAACAATATTGATTTTACCACTTAAAGAGGGATTAAAAAACTCTTTTAAACTGTTGGATACTCACATTAAAACAGAACTTCCAAATATGAAAAATGAACTTTCGCTTTTTTTAGTAGCGGGTTTATTTGGAGTTAGTATAAGTTCAATTATTGTTGGTTTAAATATTGATTTTCCTTTGGAAAAATTTGATGGAATGGGTGCATCGATTCTACTTTTAGTATTTATTCTTTTATCTTTTATGGGAATCCATCCAATTATTACAATAGCCATTATAGGAAATTGGATAAATGAGTTAAACCATACGTTACTTGCAGTAACATTTCTAATGTCTTGGTCAATTGCAGTATCAACCTCCCCATTTAGCGGGCTTAATTTGACTATTCAGTCAAGATATAAATTGATTGCCTGGGATATTTTTAAAATTAACCTTCCTTATACCATCAAAATGTACTTTGTGTGTGTTATAATCTTAAATATACTAGCTAAATATTTAGGAATTTAA
- the trxA gene encoding thioredoxin, protein MGKYIDLTPENFEEVTNSGVSMVDFWAPWCGPCRMVAPIIEELAEEFEGKANICKVNTDEQQDLAVKYGIRSIPTIIFVKDGEIVDQMVGAASKQAFADKINSFL, encoded by the coding sequence ATGGGTAAATATATAGATTTAACTCCTGAAAACTTTGAAGAAGTTACTAACTCTGGTGTATCAATGGTAGATTTCTGGGCTCCATGGTGTGGACCTTGTAGAATGGTTGCTCCAATTATTGAAGAGTTAGCTGAAGAGTTTGAAGGTAAAGCTAACATTTGTAAAGTAAATACAGATGAGCAACAAGATTTAGCTGTTAAATATGGAATTAGATCTATTCCAACTATTATCTTTGTTAAAGATGGGGAGATAGTTGATCAAATGGTTGGTGCTGCATCTAAACAAGCATTCGCTGATAAAATTAACTCATTTTTATAA
- a CDS encoding NlpC/P60 family protein: MNLIKTLMTILFILLTFQACSSKNNYRSESFNHNKSFPNKSTETTKEDLLYENLKAQYIDWKGVKYKYGGYSKNGIDCSAFVQRTFKDKLNIQIPRTTALQSEFGEEVSIEDLKMGDLVFFKTGFKVRHVGIYLEGGKFLHASTKKGVTISRLDNPYYEKHFWKVIRVLD, encoded by the coding sequence ATGAATCTTATAAAAACTCTTATGACTATATTATTTATTCTTTTAACTTTTCAAGCTTGTAGTTCAAAAAATAATTATAGAAGTGAAAGTTTTAACCACAACAAATCTTTTCCAAATAAATCCACTGAAACTACAAAAGAAGACTTACTTTATGAAAACCTAAAGGCTCAATATATTGACTGGAAAGGTGTTAAGTATAAATATGGTGGCTATTCAAAAAATGGGATTGATTGCTCTGCCTTTGTGCAAAGGACATTTAAAGACAAACTAAATATTCAAATTCCTAGAACTACTGCTTTACAATCTGAATTTGGAGAAGAAGTTTCAATAGAAGATTTAAAAATGGGAGATTTAGTTTTTTTTAAAACAGGCTTCAAAGTAAGACATGTGGGAATCTACCTTGAAGGTGGTAAATTCTTACACGCTTCTACCAAAAAGGGTGTAACGATTTCAAGACTCGATAATCCTTATTATGAAAAACATTTTTGGAAAGTTATAAGAGTTTTAGATTAA